One Myotis daubentonii chromosome 3, mMyoDau2.1, whole genome shotgun sequence genomic window carries:
- the LOC132229460 gene encoding ubiquitin-conjugating enzyme E2 R2-like: protein MASSQKALMLELKSLQEEPVEGSRITLVDESDFYNWEVAIFGPPNTLYEGGYFKAHIKFPIDYPYSPPTFRFLTKMWHPNIYESGHVCISILHPPVDAPQSDQLNSERWNPTQNVRTILLSVISLLNEPNIFSAANADASVMFRKWSDSKGKDEEYAEIIRKQVSATKAEAEKDGVKVPTTLAEYCIKTKVPSNDNSSDWLYDLYDLDIEDEEEEEEEDADCDDHDDSGNEES from the coding sequence atGGCCAGCTCCCAGAAGGCCCTGATGCTGGAGCTCAAGTCCCTGCAGGAGGAGCCGGTGGAAGGTTCCCGGATCACCCTGGTGGATGAGTCCGACTTCTACAACTGGGAGGTGGCCATCTTCGGACCCCCCAACACCCTCTACGAAGGCGGCTACTTCAAGGCGCATATAAAATTTCCTATTGACTACCCATATTCACCACCTACCTTCAGATTCTTGACCAAAATGTGGCACCCCAACATTTATGAGAGTGGACATGTATGCATTTCAATTCTTCATCCACCCGTAGATGCCCCACAGAGTGATCAACTGAACTCCGAAAGGTGGAATCCTACTCAGAATGTCAGGACTATCCTGTTAAGTGTAATCTCATTGCTTAATGAGCCCAACATCTTCTCCGCAGCCAATGCGGATGCTTCCGTTATGTTCAGGAAATGGAGCGACAGTAAAGGAAAAGACGAAGAATATGCTGAAATCATTAGAAAACAGGTTTCAGCCACTAAAGCCGAAGCAGAAAAGGATGGAGTGAAAGTACCCACGACCCTGGCAGAATATTGCATCAAAACTAAAGTGCCTTCCAATGACAACAGCTCAGATTGGCTTTATGACTTGTACGACCTTGACAttgaggatgaagaggaggaggaggaggaagatgctgACTGTGATGACCATGATGATTCTGGGAATGAGGAGTCATGA